Within the Armatimonadota bacterium genome, the region TCCTTGATCACCTTCGCCTGCTCCACAGCGGTGGGGTCGCCCTGCTGTGCCTTATCCTCTATCTCCTTCGCCTTCTCCGGGCTGAACTTGCTGTCCTCTACCACTATCTGCCGAATCTCGGGGGTCAGGTGCTGGATGGTATGATGGTCGTAGATACGCCCCATCACCGGTCCCGCGATGCCTGCAGCAATCATGCCGGTGGCGCCCATCACCGCCAGCAGGAACTCCCCACCGCGCGGATACCGCTCGGAGGTCACACCCAGCATGGTGGGCCAGAAATACGCTTTGCCAATGCCGAACAGGGTTGCTGCGGCGAACGCCACCCCGGGGGCAAACGCATGGCTGAGCCAGTACAGACCGGCTGCCGCCAGCGCAGCACAAATCGCCAGCAGTCCTACCGGCGTGAAGGCTTTGGCAAGCGGTCCGGCAAACAACCGCAACACAAACATCAGACCTGCCGTATACACCAGGAACAGAATGCCGCGAATGCCCACCGTATCGGTCAGCACCGAGCCAACCCACTGGTCAGGACCCAGCTCGGTAATCGCGGTCATACACATGCACAGCATGAGCAACAATACGCCCGGGCGCAGGATCTCCTTGAACATCTCGGCGGTGGAGACCCCTGAAGCGGCACGCTCGGTGGGCGGAAACTTCTCTGTCCATATCATCGCCCCATAGATGACCGCGGGGATGATAATGGTGCCGATGCGAACTTGCCAGCTGGCTTGGAACAGCTCCGCCAGCGCCGTGGTCAGCAATCCGCCGATGACCAGCCCACCGGGCCACCATGCATGTAGCACGTTCAGCTTGTGGGTCTTGTCCTCCGGATACATGGAAGCGGCGAGCGGGTTAATCACTCCTTCCACGGTGCCGTTTGCCAGACCGACCAGCAGGGTGGACGCCAGCAGTACGGGGAACCCATACTGAGGCGACAGGATGGTGAAGACAATCCCCAGAATGTGCCCGATACAGGCGAGCTTCAACAGCCTGCCCATTCCGATAACGTTACACAGGGGACCCACAATCAGGATAGCGATGGGGAACCCCCAGATACCCATCAGGTTCACGAAGCCCTGTTGCTCGTGACTGATGTTGAAGGTGACTCCCAGCTCCTTGAGGATGTCTGCACGGATGGAAAATGCCATCGCAGTGGTCACCAGCGCGATGCAGCTGGCGATGAACAACTTCTCGCGATGGTACGTTCCAGACGAACCCTGTGCGCTCAACTTCCTACCTCCTTGTACAGAAATGATGAGAAGCGTTGCTCGAGCCATATCCTCCGATGCTTATATATTCTCTTCCGTATGCTGACTACCTCCACCGGTTGCGCAGCCGTGAAAACTCATGTTACAATGGTAACGACAACAGGAGGTTCAGGAGTACCATGCCCACGATTGAACACAGCATCTGGATTCACGCGCCGGTAGAGAAGGTGTATGCCGTTGCCAGAGAGGTGGAGCGGTTCCCAGAGGTGATGCCCGACCTGGAATCGGTCAGGGTGCTGGAGCGGAGCGAGGACGGCTCTCGTACCATTACGGAGTGGACAGGGCTGGTACGGGAGTTCAACAACATGCGCGTGAAGTGGACGGAAGAGGACATCTGGAACGATGCGGAACACACCTGCCGCTTCCGCCTCCTCAAAGGCGATATGCAACGGATGGAGGGCGAGTGGCGCTTCGTGGAGGAAGAGGGTGGCACACGCTTTCACTCGCGGCTGGAGTATGAGTACAACGTGCCGCTACTGGGTGCGCTGGTCAAGAACCTGATCCACAAGAAGCTGGAAGAGAACGTGCAAATGGTGCTGGAAGGTATACGCACTCGCGCGGAAGGAGCGTAGTGCTTAGCCTTCCTGCTCCGCCTCGTCGAGAATCTTTTGCACCTCATCCAGAAGGCTGACGATTTTGTCTGTCGCTTCCAGGATGCGCTGTACGTAGGTTTGCTGTTGCGGGGTCAGGTTCTCATCGCCAAGTAGTTCGGCAAAGCCCACAATGGCAGTCAGCGGGGCACGCAGGTCGTGACGGCAACGCGAGGAGACCAGGCGACGCGCCTCACGCCAGCGCGCCAGCCGTCGGTTGAGTGTTTCCAGAGTGTCGTCGGGCACGTGGAACCTCCCGGATGAAATTGGCTTCTGAATAAGAGTATAGCACTTTGCAACAGGTTTAGCCAGCGGCTCAAGAACGAGAGAAGCGGAGAGCGGCATGATCGACAGGGAGCGGCTCCAGTGGTGGCAGGTTCTTCTGGTGCCCTTTTCCATACTGTATGGTGTGGGATTAAAACTCTATCTCTGGTGGAGGTTGTCCTGCCAGTACAAAGCGAAAGCTGTGGTCATCTCTGTGGGTAATCTTTCCGTAGGCGGCACGGGCAAGACGCCTGCGGTCATCGCCATCTGTCGCCACCTCCAGCGGAAAGGGTTCCGGGTAGCCGTGCTGAGCCGGGGATACGGTGGCACCATGAGCCACGCAGGCGGGGTAGTGTCCGACGGCGAGCGTATCTTCGCAACTTCTGTGCAGGCAGGTGACGAACCCCTGCTGATTGCCCGCAAACTGCCCGGTGTGGTGGTGCTGGTAGGCAAGGATCGCCGAAAAACCGCTCGCAAAGCCACCGAACAGTTCGGATGCGATGTACTGGTGCTGGACGATGGTTTCCAGTACTGGCAGTTGCACCGCGATGTGGAACTGGTGTTGCTGGACGGAGAGCGTCCATTCGGCAACGGCTGGACGTTACCCGCAGGCGTCCTGCGCGAGCCGGTGGAACACCTGCATCGAGCCGACGCATTGCTGGTGCAAGGCGATAGGGCGTTCTGCGCCCATCTGGCGCAGATGTTTCCCTGCACTCCCTGCTTCACCTGGCAAAAATCTGCTTCGGGCACCCGCCAGTTGCATCATGCCGACATTCTCCAGCAAGGCAGCTGGCTGTGCGGCAAGCGCGTTTTTGCCCTCGCCGCAATCGCCAGCTTCGAATCGTTCCGACAGACGCTTCTACACCTGGGCGCACAGGTTGTTGGCACGCACAGCCTACCCGACCACCATCGTTACACGCCCGAGGATATCCTGCAAGCACAACACCTCGCCCGCGAGTGCGGCGCCGAGACCATCATGGTCACCGAGAAGGATGCTGTGAAGCTGGAGGAGATGCCTCCCATGCTGCTGGACATCCCGATTTGGGTGCTGGATATCGAAGCGCATTTCTCTGAGGGTTTCTGGCGATGGTTGGACGGGCAGGTGCGTGCCGCTCAGCACTGCCCCTCAAGCCAGCTCTCCCCGACAGAAGGGGCACTCTGAGCTATCGCCGGGGTGCAGACATCCGCATCGGGAGCACTCTCGCCAGCCCAGTTGCTTGCGTATCTGAGTGAGCCGGTGGTAGGCGACCAGATATTCGGTCACCTTCGCTCGCAGGTCCGCGTCGGTGATGGGCTCGGTCAAATCATGTAAGCGCGCGAGAGTGGCGGTATCCAGTTCGGGTTCCACAATACGAGGTTCTTCAGGCTGGGGTTCGTTCGCGGAGGATTTTCGAGAACGTGGCTTCACACGGAAGACCAGCTCCGTGAAGAGGGGCGCACCGGCGTACTCGTTCAACCGCTGCAGGATGGTCTGCTGCTGGAAGCGCAGTTCCTGTATCCATGCGTTGCTCTTCACGGCGACGAAAACTTTACCCTCTTTGAGCGCTTCGGGGTGCGCCGCTGCAGCAACCGTTTTGCCTACAATCTCTTCCCAGTGGAGCAGGGCACGGATTGCCCGGAGCCTCTCTCGCAGACCGAGCGCGTCGACCGTCTCCTCCAGAATATCCCGTATCAAGTCAGGGCGTGCCATGCTCTTTCAAAACCTCGATACGACCGCTTTCCACCCGATACATTCGGGCGGCACGAAAGATTTCCTGCGGAAAGGTCTCGGCAGAGGTGGCGGTGATAAAGGCTTGTGCTCCGCGCAGAGCCATCTGTAGCAGTTGCGTTCGACGTCGGTCGTCCAGGTCGGACATCACATCGTCCAGCAGGACAATAGGTGGTTCCTGACGTTCTTGCACAACGAGTTCGAACTCCGCACGCTTGAGGCTCAGCATCACGGTTCTCTGCTGTCCCTGCGAAGCGTAGGTGCGCGCCTCTTTCCCGTCCACCAGGAGCAGCAGGTCGTCGCGCTGCGGTCCCACAAGGGTCGTGCCGCGACGCAGTTCTTCCGCACGCATCTGGTGCAGCTGCTGGCGGAAGCTTTCTGCTGTCTGCTCACGCTCCCCCTGCCCCTCCACCGCAGGGGCGTAGCGAATATCCAGTTGCTCGCGCCCTTCGGAAAGTTCTGAATGAGCAGCCTGTGCCAGCGGACGCAGGGCGCTGATGAAACGCTCTCGCGCTATCATGACACCGCTTCCGTAGCGCACCAGCTGCTCGTCCCATGCTTCCAGCAGTTCGATAGTGGAGGGAGTAATGACTCCGCCGCCCTCGCGGATGGCTTTCAGCAAGCGATTACGCTGTTCCAGCGCTCGACGATAGCCTGCCAGTGCGCGTGCATACGCAGGGCTGAGCATCCCGATTTCCACATCCAGATACCTGCGCCTGTCCGCCGGTTGCCCGCGCACCACCTCCAGGTCCATCGCGCTGAAGAGCACCACGTTAAACTGTCCCAGCGCGGTCGCGGCACGGTAAGTTTGCCCATCCACCTTCACCACGCGAGACTGGCTGCGCGAAAGGGTAACCTCTACCCGCACGTCCAGCAACCTTTCCCGCTGGATATGCGCACGTACCGTTGCCTCTTCCGTCCCCCAGCGGATCAGCTCTTCGTCCCTCCCCGCGCGCAGCGACCTACCCGTCGCCAGCAGATAAATGGCTTCGAGCAGATTGGTCTTGCCCTGCGCGTTTTCCCCTGTGATGAGGTTCAAGCCTGCATCCGGTTGCAGATGCAGGCTCTCATAGTTGCGGAAGTTGGTGAGGAGTAGTTCCAGTAAACGCATCTCTATAGCACAAATCATACTACCGTCAACACGTCATTCATTGTACCCTCGCGCAAACATTTCCTGTGGATTCAGAGACGGCGCAATGCCTCGTTCCAATTTGTGGTATACTATAGATGCACGACCGAACCTGCCCCCATGGCAGGGCATCGGCCGTGCCAAAGACGCCCGCTAGTAGCGGGCGCTTTTTGTTTTACAACCTCACTATGCCATCCATGTCACTCCGAGAAGCTTCGCGCAAGAGCAAAGGACGGATAACCTCGAAAAGTCGGTCTATGTTGAACTGACGATAGCTACCCTTGCGATGTTCTTTGCGATACAAAGCATGTGCAATCAGATCGGCTACCTGAATAAAGTATGAGTGCTGAGACTTGCGGATGACAGGATCCTCGACCACGCGAAGTACGGGATTATGATAGTATCCTTGGTACATACTGGGCACGGGATTGTACACTCTCATCCTTCTCAGGACACGGCGTATCTTCACTTCATTGGTCTCATCAGCAAAGATGAGACCCATAGATACACCCTCCTGTCTTTTCAAGAATGTATCGAATCGCTGTATCAAAAACGTCCATGAGCGTACCTGCAAGTCCGCACTGGATGTAGAGGGATAGCGTGGTTGCAGTTTGTCAATGTAAATGTTCAATACCCTGGCTGCAGGCATCCGCACCGCAACTGCCTCCAACACCTCCCTGTACAGCGCGACGCGCCGACGACGAGGTAACTGTTTCAACCGTGTGTCGCCACGTGGATTGATTAAGGTGGAACCTCGTAACTCCGCACGTACAGGAACACCATACTTTAGCTTTATCTGACGACGAATCTCCACCATAGCGGAGAGATAGTTGCGCCACTCACTGGCGGGGAGGATGAAACCGGTCAAGATGAAATACGATGTGCCCTGCTGCGCAGCTGGCTTGGTAGCGTCCCATTGCCCGGGATCTCCTGACTCATCCACGTACATGAAGTACACTTGTTCCCCTCCTTCTCGCGAATCACATTTTTTGGGAAGAAACCGCAGTCCTGCAAAGAGGGGAACAATATTGTACCGCTTTGACGACCGGCTATCCCAGGTCCACCCCGTTCACCCGTAAACAGAACCGGCATTCCAGCTGCTCCGCCGCCTTGCGACACATCACCATGCGCGACAGGAATATTTCGAAATACTCCATCACGCTGGCAAAAGTGGTATCAATCTCCAGGTCCAGCCGGATGATACGCCTGTCGGGTTCCACGTATAGATTGGAACGCTGCACCGCATGGTTGACGCGGTCATGGATATCGAAGGTCTCCGGGCGCGGGTTCTGCACACGGCTGTAGTGCACATCGGATTTGTCCCCGATAATCACCGCCGCAGAGGCGTAATCGATCGGCGTGCCGTCGTCTTCCTCATGATTGCCGATGGCGGCGGCGACCACCGCAATCTCGCGCGGGTCCATTCCCATCTCGTCGAGGATGTTCATCGCGATCATCGCGCCAACCTCGGGATGCATGTTGCGGTTGACCATGTTGCCGATGTCATGCAGGTAGGCGGCAATCGCTGCAAGCTCGGTTTGTCGTGGCGTGTAACCCAGCGACTCGCAGATAGTGCGCGTCACCGACGAGACCACCCCCGCGTGGCGGTGCCCATGTTCGGTATAGCCAATCGCTGCCATTTGCTGGTTCGCAGCGTCTATGTAAATGCGCACCTTCGGATAACTGCGCACATCTTTCAAGGTTACCTGCTGTAGTGTTATCACGTTATTTCACTCCTCTCGCGATAGCCGGTTCTCTTCCGGCATGTACTTCTGAAGGAACTCTCCAGTAAATTGTTCCAGATTTCCTGCGCGAATCGCTTCCCGGATGTCCTGCATGAACCGCTGATAAAAATACAGGTTGTGATAGGTTGCCAGTCGCGCTGCCAGTATCTCCTTCGCCTTAAACAGGTGGTGGATATACGCCGCCGAATAGCGCTGGCACACCGGACAGTCGCATTCCGGGTCTACCGGACCCAGTTCATCGGCAAAACGCGCGTTGCGCAGGTTCACCCGCCCGCGCCGGGTCATCATGGCGGCGTTACGCGCCAGGCGAGTCGGCAACACGCAGTCGAACATATCTATCCCGCTGGCAACCGCCTGCAGGATGTCATCCGGCTCACCCACACCCATCAGGTAGCGCGGTTTCTCTTCGGGCAGAAGGGGCGTGGTGAACGCCACAATACGGTGTATTGCCTCTTTCTCCTCGCCGACCGCCACTCCGCCAATCGCCACGCCCGGCAAACCGAGTTCGCTGATAAAGCGTGCGCTCTGCTCGCGC harbors:
- a CDS encoding MFS transporter, with product MSAQGSSGTYHREKLFIASCIALVTTAMAFSIRADILKELGVTFNISHEQQGFVNLMGIWGFPIAILIVGPLCNVIGMGRLLKLACIGHILGIVFTILSPQYGFPVLLASTLLVGLANGTVEGVINPLAASMYPEDKTHKLNVLHAWWPGGLVIGGLLTTALAELFQASWQVRIGTIIIPAVIYGAMIWTEKFPPTERAASGVSTAEMFKEILRPGVLLLMLCMCMTAITELGPDQWVGSVLTDTVGIRGILFLVYTAGLMFVLRLFAGPLAKAFTPVGLLAICAALAAAGLYWLSHAFAPGVAFAAATLFGIGKAYFWPTMLGVTSERYPRGGEFLLAVMGATGMIAAGIAGPVMGRIYDHHTIQHLTPEIRQIVVEDSKFSPEKAKEIEDKAQQGDPTAVEQAKVIKEALRQGAAMAIRYVAILPVILVFLFGLQFLYYKSKGGYRAIRLEGSGEGGGGSG
- the lpxK gene encoding tetraacyldisaccharide 4'-kinase, with amino-acid sequence MIDRERLQWWQVLLVPFSILYGVGLKLYLWWRLSCQYKAKAVVISVGNLSVGGTGKTPAVIAICRHLQRKGFRVAVLSRGYGGTMSHAGGVVSDGERIFATSVQAGDEPLLIARKLPGVVVLVGKDRRKTARKATEQFGCDVLVLDDGFQYWQLHRDVELVLLDGERPFGNGWTLPAGVLREPVEHLHRADALLVQGDRAFCAHLAQMFPCTPCFTWQKSASGTRQLHHADILQQGSWLCGKRVFALAAIASFESFRQTLLHLGAQVVGTHSLPDHHRYTPEDILQAQHLARECGAETIMVTEKDAVKLEEMPPMLLDIPIWVLDIEAHFSEGFWRWLDGQVRAAQHCPSSQLSPTEGAL
- the recF gene encoding DNA replication and repair protein RecF, coding for MICAIEMRLLELLLTNFRNYESLHLQPDAGLNLITGENAQGKTNLLEAIYLLATGRSLRAGRDEELIRWGTEEATVRAHIQRERLLDVRVEVTLSRSQSRVVKVDGQTYRAATALGQFNVVLFSAMDLEVVRGQPADRRRYLDVEIGMLSPAYARALAGYRRALEQRNRLLKAIREGGGVITPSTIELLEAWDEQLVRYGSGVMIARERFISALRPLAQAAHSELSEGREQLDIRYAPAVEGQGEREQTAESFRQQLHQMRAEELRRGTTLVGPQRDDLLLLVDGKEARTYASQGQQRTVMLSLKRAEFELVVQERQEPPIVLLDDVMSDLDDRRRTQLLQMALRGAQAFITATSAETFPQEIFRAARMYRVESGRIEVLKEHGTP
- a CDS encoding phosphohydrolase → MITLQQVTLKDVRSYPKVRIYIDAANQQMAAIGYTEHGHRHAGVVSSVTRTICESLGYTPRQTELAAIAAYLHDIGNMVNRNMHPEVGAMIAMNILDEMGMDPREIAVVAAAIGNHEEDDGTPIDYASAAVIIGDKSDVHYSRVQNPRPETFDIHDRVNHAVQRSNLYVEPDRRIIRLDLEIDTTFASVMEYFEIFLSRMVMCRKAAEQLECRFCLRVNGVDLG